The stretch of DNA CATAttgattataaataaaacgaaatttcGATTGCACGCACATTTCAGGTGAATTGGTCGGGAATGTGATAGTTTCGATTGGATCATTGCTCCATTAGTTAATCCCATTGCAAGACTGTAATTTGCAGTTGCACTTGACCTTGGGCTTGCCTCCCGAAGGCGGCAATTAAGCCGAAGTTTTGCAAGAACGACTTTCACAAAGCACTCACTCGACCAGCTCCGACTGAGGTCGACTGCCAGTCCGCTCCGCTCCCTTCCGATCTGGACCGATCCGATCCGGTCCGGTCACTCCGCTCCTTGCCCACGTAATGCTGTAACtcaggggcgtggcagggcaCATTCTCGGGGCATGAGAGCGACAGTTCCTAGTTCAACACGCTTAAAACTGGTCCTACGccaatggaaatttttaattaaatagtaTTATATTGAATGTAGAATTTCGGCCTTTAATTCTCTTAAGGATATTTGTTagtacttttaaatattttcattaaaattggaaagctttttcattattatttttggcacCCCAATCAATATGTGACTTTAATTGATATGTCACTTTAATTGAATTGTAAAAGTTCTTCTAAAATagttattcatttaaatacaCATATATACTTCTATCTCACCTTTATTTAAGAGGTAAACTTCTCATTGGTTTTTTCAAATTCTCTTCGATTCTGAGAATCTTTaaactttcttttattttatgatggtttttttcatattttgtcGAGATAATATTCTACATTTATTGTTGACGACTTCTAGcatctttttgattttaaaccgCTTTTGAATTCAAAGGATCTTTTCCTTATGGGATTTATGTTGCTATTGAAAATATACTTCGTATTTCTTCTTTCCAATTAAGATTGAAGAATAgaaaaaattggttaaaatgtCTATTGATTTATTAGTAAGAAAAACCCCCACTAATATATTTTAGCCATATAAAGTCGAATTTCTTTTACCaacattttgcatttatttcggCGCCAACAACAAAGAATTTCAGATTAATGTCCACTAATTGAGAACTGGGGAAAGGCGAAGCGTTAGAGTAAGTCGCGGGTAGCCGCAAGAGAAGCGCTTTAGTTGCAGTAGGGGAAGTTGGGGCACTGGTGCGGCGAGACTCCGGCGGGATAGAGACGCTCCGTCCAGCCGGGAAGCGGAGGAGCAGCCACCGGGGCACCGGCGTGTCCGGCATTCACGTCGCAGTACGGATAGTTGGGGCACGTCTGGGGATTGATGCCAGCCGGATACTTGTCGCCACCGGCGGCAGGGGCCGGAGCCGCGTTCCACGAGGGCTGGGGCTGCCATTGGGGCTGAGGCTGGGGGTTCCACTGCTGCTGGGGCTGCTGCCACTGTGGCTGCGGCTGCGCGTTCCACTGgggctgcggctgctgccaCTGCGGCTGCGGGGCACCCCACTGTGGCTGGGGATTGTGCAGGCGCGCATTATCACAGATGGGGAAGTTGGGGCAGTCCTGGGGATTGACGCCAGCCGGATACTGGGCAGCAGGTTGGTGCTGTGGCTTGGCCACCGCCAAAGCCACGAAGGTAGCGAAAAGCTGGAAGTATAGAGGTTAAAcattatatagatatttttaatttctgcaGGTTTGAGGAATTGATTGATATTTTCTAAGGCATTAACATAAAATAGGCATCAGCAAAAATAATGTAGATttgaaaaaggatttttaagtGGAGAAAAATAAGATTGAAATAAGGAGTCATTTAAATtggagtttttaaaatttcgatATTACCCAAAGTTTAGCTTTTTTATtgctaattacaaataaatattgattttcgtccaaaaattaaatatgaaccaatttttgaaatgttaTAGATTTTAGCTCCCATcatattaaatgaattttatagaaacttaacatttttgaataaaGTTGTGTAAATTTGAAAGAAACTATTTTTAGACTCTAGCCTTGAACAGAGCCTGGCTCAATGGGCACTTACCAGCTTGAAGAACATGTTGGCTGTGctgagtgggtgggtggtgctgGAGTGGAAGTTGGAGTTGGTTCTGGTGTCGGGGGCTATGGTAATCCTTGGCCAAATTGGACTATGAAGTCGTAGCTCAAACTTCCAATTGGGTTCCTGGTCAGCGCTGCACTGCTGCTGCCGAGCCCGGCCATCAAGCTTATATAGCTGGTGCTGCCTAGAACCGACTCTTGGCCGGGTCTCAATCTCAGCCAGAGTCTCTCGGCCCAGACTCGGTTTCACTTTCATTGCTATTGCCGCTGTgattgttgcttttgctgctgctgctgctgccgctgcagttGCTTTACTTTGCTttacttttgcttttgtttttgtagttGACTGATCTCGCGCATATTTTACTTGATTGGCCCAACAGATTATTATGAGTCTTTGTTGTGGAGCGCGGACAAATAAATCGAACGGGGCCGACGGACAGGCATATAGGTGTacaatgtacaatgtacacaTATACGGGTGGGTAATATGCTTAAACACCCAACTATGCAAACACATACGAGTGTGCACTTATATCGAGTTACCGACATGCCGTCATTAGCAATGAACTAAGCCCCCAACTTGCATTTcggccaaaaaaagaaatctcCGGGCTGGTTTTGTATATTGTGTGTACGAGCATTTTTGACAAAGTCGCGTTGGCGTTTGGCCAATTTTCGATCCGCATTCGCCAGTACCCATGCTTTGGTATGACTTGGGGATCAGCAGTTCGTGAATCACTTtactccgattccgattcggattcggattcggtaTGGGATCGTGTAAGAGGCACAGGTCGCCATCGGTTCTGCCATTGGTTCCACCATCGCCTTGGCATGCCACTGCCACATGTCGCCCGGTCTGCCCGGAAGGCAGCGGTGGTCCGAGTCATTGCAAACGGGTTTCGGTGCAGCGAACTTGCACTAGATCTCAATGCACAACATTCGAGAGGCGGCGTCGGCCCGGGGTTCACTTCTAGGTGTTAGGGCTGGGCGATATGTATTTATAGTTTTGGGCTCTTAACGTACATCTTAAAATTCACCCTATCAATTTTACCGTAAAACCAATAGGAACAACGTAAATTCTTATTTTCtaagttttgaaattttataaaattaaattttaagtataTCCTAGCTTTTGCATAACAATACAAAACATTTTGAACGTTTAAAAGatgcagaaaatatttttaacaatcaaatttaacatacagaaaaacttttttaactaAAGCCCGTACAGTTTAAAAAGTTTCTCGTCCGCCTGGTAAAtataaagtagggttaaatcTCTGActtcccatacgatttcaaggttctaaccctactttaaattaaacaaacggacgagaaaacggccctaaggaTGCTTGTTCCAGTTGAACAAAATTTAGTGTAATTAtagtaaaacattttaaaaatttaacagtTCTTAACTTAAAGAGTGATTGGAGTTATATCTTTTTATTTGAAGTATCTTATATTAAGGGACTATAAGTATCAGAAATTACTAAACAAATAATTCTACGCATTCCATCCCTAGTTTCAGATTTTATCCGCTGGCAGTTCTATTTCCGATAACCCGTTATAGGTTGACGGCCGTTCACTCATTCGCACCACGCAGTGCCAGTGAAACTGAGTTCGAGACCGCCTTACGCACCAACGATCGACGACTTCCTGGGCGACTTCGTCAGGCTGAGTTGGGAAATTCAATTACGTGGAAAAGAGCGAAAATCGCACTACCACACAAATTATGAGCTAATCAGGCAGCGCCCAGTGCCCGCGGGTCGGCACACGACGATCGGGCTTACATGGCTACATATATGAACATGTTATATTGGGGGACAGACGTGCCCAATTGTTGGCAACGGTGTAACAGATTTAGTTTAATTCTTATAATTTGTGTTTGCCGCCAGCCATTGGCAGGAATTTGCGCGGGCGCGGCACCGTCCAATCCACACACTCCAATCCCTGCCCCGCTGCTCCACTGTGATTACTACTATACAGAGAAAAAACAAGATCAGTTCTACATGCAAACATTGCGTTTTCactatttttatacaatttggttacaataaaattatttgggTTCTAACAATATGATTAAAGGTGTGATAAGTTCTTaaagttttggaaatttttcagTTCTTATTCGggttaaattgattttaaaataattatttaaattaatcaaaaaaatcatgaatcattaaaatgtgaaatataATTTAGAAGCGTTTTGagattctaaaatatatacttctgattttatacaatttttactatttattaaaaattatcaatacattaaaaattatttaagattGTAAGTTACAAATATCAATCTATATTTTCAGTACGATTTTATCAgggcttttaaatattacttcAGAAATGGTAAACATTCACCTACAATTTGTTAGGACTTAAATCTTTGCTTTACATGAGAAAAGAACTAGCGTTTCACAGATATTTGCTGTTCTtcctatataaaattaaaaactttttccgAATTATCGGAAATTAATTACCAAATTGGGTGATTTTTTCGTGTGTAGGTGGGcgctggtggtgctggtgtTGGCCGGCTAATGCGTTATGTTACGTTGCTGCACCGCCAGATTGCCAGGCAGCCAGCCAGCCGATCGATCTCGTTAGCCTTGATCAATGGCCCGGAAAAACAGAATAAAGCTAAATAAAAGCCagcgaaattgaaattgttgaCCGTTCGCATAATGCAGTGTTAGTCTGGAGTCGCGCAGTCGCATGTGTGTGTTCTCGCGCTTGTAAGTAAGTATCGCTGCTGGCCAAGTGATATCGCCAGCGTTGTCGGGTTTGCCTTTTTTGTCACACGCCGCGGCgtgctttaaattattatgcCATTAGTTGTCGCCTTATTTTGTCTAGATTTTAATTATCAATTTCCTTCTATGCTGACAGTTGTGGGAGTGCTAACGCCCACACCTCGGGCGACTAGGAGGCTGACCCAAAGAAAGTGCGGGTTACTTGAAAATTAATGTTTTCCATTCAATGTATTCATTCTTCTACAATAAATTCATGATAACAAATATCGTTGAAATTTGCttaccaataaaaaattaaataagtaagCTAAAAAGCAAATAATCCAAGAATTTTGCTTGACTGGCGCCTAGAAGGTGTATATCAATGTGGTTTGCCCTCAGGAGCTCGCGGCCACCTCAGCTTTGCTGACTTCGGCTGCGGAAGGTCCAGTCTCGGTTGTTTCAGTCTCCATTGCCAAGTCTTCCGTTGCGGTGGTGGCATCCATATCAGTTTCACTCGATGGCACGTTTTGAAGCAGAGCTCTTCGCACTGATGGCTCCTTATCTGAAAATGTaatcaatattaaattaaaggctTTTTTCGTAGTAATAGTACTCATGGGGGGAAACCAGTTtacaagtaaatatataagttgAGTGAATTCccactttttttaaacaaatcaaaaaatacttgtaaataaaGATTCTGTgacaaaaatgcaataaaatgaCTTCATACTGCGGTCCCCCTATTAGATTAAATACGTACCAGAGTCATCATCGGATGATTCACTATCTGAGCTGTCGTTTCGCTTAGTTGCGGCTTCCGATGGTGGATCCAGGGAAAGACGAGGGGCCACAGGCCGCTTCTTTCTTGCCGGGTTAAGTACTTGGCAGAATGCACACCTGAAGGTAGTGTACTCGTATTCCTCCTTGGGCAGCATTCCTGTGAGATAGAGCAGTCAaggtaaacaatttaatttctttgtttAATCGAACTTCAAAAACTCGATAACTAAGAGTGGCAATACAATTATGAGCAAAAGAGATTTTCATATTTCTATAAGGAACTCTGTCACTTAAAGCTTAAAGttaattccaaaataaaatttgaaaataagtatttttccGAATCCTTATATAAAAAGGACTATCAGTAACCTGAACTTTTCTGGCTGAAAATCCTACcatttttacttgaaaatgtaGTTCGATATTCTATAAATCGAACAGttgattatgttttttttactaataataaacaaaagcctcatatatgttaaaaaataataatattgcataaaagttaaaaaactcAATATGAAGTAATCTTAATCAGAAAATTTCTACATCATAAACGGATGAAACTCGTTTTTGAGCCAAAATAGGAATGAAAGCGAAATCCCAACCGGTTTCTCAACTTCTTAATGCAATGCGATTCGGTTTCGAGTTATAGAACTTCTACGGCACTGATTATAACCCACcgttgtgggcgtggcacgccTTGCAGATCATGCCGAATCGATCCTTTGGACTGTCACCCACGATGAAGTCCACTATGCGATCCAGGGCACTTCGTGATCGATCGTCCACGATGGGGAAAGGCGATCGTCGACGCAACTCTTGAACGGCTCGCAACTGCGGTGATGCTGACGTCACCGGTGCCAATGACTGTGTGCTAATAACGCTGCTATTTAGCGATGtactgttgttgttattgttgcggTAGACACTGGTGTATGGTGCAAGCgaccgctgctgctgttgctgtccgCCAGTTGCTGCAGTtcgggcggcggcggcggctgccgGCTGAGGAGACCGCTCAACCAGCGAGCGGTTGGGCGTTGATCCGGTCGGAAGACCGCTGATGCGGAGCTGCTTTTTATCGCCAAAGCGCTCCAGGAGATTCACTGCCACCTGTGGAAAGCATTATATGATTAATTTGGttataaagtatatttataagATGCGATTTAAGTTCATAATATAAGAATAGACTTTTAAGATCAAAATAAGTTCAGATTATAAGAATAGACCTTTAAGACCTTCCCACAAAATCTGAGTTTTAGGGttacatatataatatttcCACATAATTTTTTAGCTCTAAAACTCAGTAGTTGTTAGAAGATTTTATTGGAACCCAGAACCCCACCTTATAGGTCTCTTTGTCCATGACCTGCTCCAATATCTTGCGCTTGTCCTCCTTCAGACGCGCCAGCTTATCGCCATTTTTGTTGAGCTTGCGCTGAAAGTACCACGTAAACAGCCGCCGCAGAAAGATAATGCTAGTGATGCCGAGGAAGAGGAAATTCAAGGTCAGTCAGGAACCGGATTTAATAGATCTCTGGGATCTTTGGCAGCACTCACACAATCGGAAAGAGGAGCAGCGGGACGAGGTACATGAAGCACTCCTGAACGGTGGGCGGGAAGTAGAAGAAGTACCAGAGTCCGAAGCCCACGATATAGGCGCCGATGGTGAAGCCCACAAAATTCGTCACGAACCGCCGCTTCCGCTCCTCGGTGTTGATCATGTACTTCTCCAACGCCTGGATCTGCGTCTGCAGCCCCTCCAGAACCGCCTCCGTAGACTTGTCCTTCTATAATTAGATTCGTGGTTTCACGACACATATTTTTTTCGAGGGGTCTTAGTATTTTCGCACTGTTGCACTGCGGGAATTTGGCTGCGGGGTGGCGGCCAGCGGATATACGCACCCGGAACTTGGACAGCACGAATCCCATGGTGTAGTGGTAGGAATCTAACTAGAAACGAACAAACCTAAACATTTACTTGgctattattatattttgctATTTAACCGCCCGCTTGCCTAGGAATTATTTGTCGCTCAGCGTGACCGTGGCTGTACCTTTCGAATATACCGtgggaaaaatacttaaataccAACTGAAAACTTGGGGTACTATCGCAGACTCAAACCACGGGAGAACTTTTTGTTGGACGGGTTCCGTAGTCTCAAACCACTCAGGAAAGTAACGGTAAGTAGCcactttcaaaatttaaatttaaagtagggtaaaaaatgatttcccatacgatttcaaggttttaacactactttaaatttaacaaacggacgagaaaacggcccttagggtcccaaaataaacataataaataaaatataaataataagagTCGAATAAAAACCGTCTACCTACAGAGACCATCCGTCGGAAACAATTGGCAGGTACCACAAAGGTAAAACGTGGATTGCCACAGAGCACAGTCACTTGGATAGGCAGTTCCTCAAAGAAACATaaccaaaatgtatttttatacccgttactcgtagagtaaaagggtatattgtattcgtgcaacaGCTAggaggaagcgtttccgaccccataaggggctgtccatatattacgcaatcacgtttttggtgatttttgaccccctccccccccctgGAAATCAAACGTAAACTATCAAAAAaacaccccccccccccccaatgatgacgtaatcccaagaatacatttttttgttttaatctgtggattcaaacggagttgcaacccaatctttaatattgtttataaatggagtttggtatgacacattcggttcgtctacgctgaaattatctccaacatactcttcgtcaagctattccaggtcttcgcgtccttcgtgtgattgaaccactaaacattctctTTTTGCCGCCCAGACACTACAGAAATTTTTTAAggcgattttatttttttcgcttatctaaagagagcCAGGAGAAGAAGACCCGTCAGACTTCAACTGACTAGCACCACTTGCTATGGCCATTTGATTCTCGCCGGCAACTGGGCTTGGCCACCTGTTGCTGTTCCTCATTAAGCTTTGACCTGTAGCTTAAATCGATGGTGTTTGTCTTACAGATCTTACCATCTTACCATCCTCGATGGCATCCAGCACCGCTGAGAGATAGAGTTTATAGTAATCCAAACGAGCGTaatccattcgcaaaatgctccaattgcaaaatgctccaattaCAAAATGCTCAattgcaaaatgctccagtctcaaaatgctccagtcgcaaaatgctccagtcgcaaaatgctgcagtcgcaaaatgctccagtcgcaaaatgctccagtctcaaaatgctccagtctcaaaatgctccagtctcaaaatgctccagtctcaaaatgctccattggcaaaatgctccagtctcaaaatgctccagtcacaaaatgctccagtctcaaaatgctccaatcccaaaatgctccagtcgcaaaatgctcaaaatgctccagtctcaaaatgctccagtctcaaaatgctccaatcccaaaatgctccagtctcaaaatgctcaatcccaaaatgctccaatcccaaaatgctccagtcgcaaaatgctccagtcgcaaaatgctccagtcgcaaaatgctccagtcgcaaaatgctccagtcgcaaaatgctccagtcgcaaaatgctccagtcgcaaaatgctccagtctcaaaatgctccagtctcaaaatgctccagtctcaaaatgctccagtctcaaaatgctccagtctcaaaatgctccagtctcaaaatgctccagtctcaaaatgctccagtctcaaaatgctccagtctcaaaatgctccagtctcaaaatgctccagtctcaaaatgctccagtctcaaaatgctccagtctcaaaatgctccagtctcaaaatgctccagtctcaaaatgctccagtctcaaaatgctccagtctcaaaatgctccagtctcaaatgctccagtctcaaaatgctccagtctcaaaatgctccagtctcaaaatgcaccagtctcaaaatgctccagtctcaaaatgctccagtctcaaaatgctccagtctcaaaatgctccagtctcaaaatgctccagtctcaaaatgctccagtctcaaaatgctccagtctcaaaatgctccagtctcgaaatgctccagtctcaaaatgctccagtctcgaaatgctccagtctcaaaatgctccagtctcaaaatgctccagtctcaaaacgctccagtctcaaaatgctccagtctcaaaatgctccaatcccaaaatgctccagtctcaaaatgctccagtctcaaaatgctccaatcccaaaatgctccagtctcaaaatgctccagtcgcaaaatgctccagtctcaaaatgctccagtctcaaaatgctcctgtctcaaaatgctccagtctcaaaatgctccagtctcaaaatgctccagtctcaaaatgcaccagtctcaaaatgctccagtctcaaaatgctccagtctcaaaatgctccagtctcaaaatgctccagtcgcaaaatgctccagtctcaaaatgctccagtctcaaaatgctcctgtctcaaaatgctccagtctcaaaatgctccagtctcaaaatgctccagtctcaaaatgcaccagtctcaaaatgctccagtctcaaaatgctccagtctcaaaatgctccagtctcaaaatgctcctgtctcaaaatgctccagtctcaaaatgctccagtctcaaaatgctccagtctcaaaatgcaccagtctcaaaatgctccagtctcaaaatgctccagtctcaaaatgctccagtctcaaaatgctccagtctcaaaatgctccagtctcaaaatgctccagtctcaaaatgcaccagtctcaaaatgctccagtctcaaaatgctccagtctcaaaatgctccagtctcaaaatgctccagtctcaaaatgctcctgtctcaaaatgctccagtctcaaaatgctccagtctcaaaatgctccattggcaaaatgctccagtctcaaaatgctccagtctcaaaatgctccagtctcaaaatgctccagtctcaaaatgctccagtctcaaaatgctccaatctcaaaatgctccagtcgcaaaatgctcaaaatgctccagtctcaaaatgctccagtcgcaaaatgctcaaaatgctccagtctcaaaatgctccagtctcaaaatgctccagtctcaaaatgctctagtctcaaaatgctccagtctcaaaatgctccagtctcaaaatgctccagtgtcaaaatgctccagtcgcaaaatgctccagtcgcaaaatgctccagtcgcaaaatgctccagtcgcaaaatgctccagtcgcaaaatgctccagtctcaaaatgctccagtctcaaaatgctccagtcgcaaaatgctccagtcgcaaaatgctccagtctcaaaatgctccagtctcaaaatgctccagtctcagaatgctccagtctcaaaatgctccaaccccaaaatgctccagtctcaaaatgctccagtctcaaaatgctccagtcgcaaaatgctccagtcgcaaaatgctccagtctcaaaatgctccagtctcaaaatgctccagtctcaaaatgctccagtctcaaaatgctccagtctcaaaatgctccagtcgcaaaatgctccagtcgcaaaatgctccagtctcaaaatgctccagtctcaaaatgctccagtctcaaaatgctccagtctcaaaatgctccagtctcaaaatgctccagtctcaaaatgctccagtctcaaaatgctccagtctcaaaatgctccagtctcaaaatgctccagtctcaaaatgctccaatcccaaaatgctccaatcccaaaatgctccagtctcaaaatgcaccagtctcaaaatgctccagtctcaaaatgctccagtctcaaaatgctccagtctcaaaatgctccagtctcaaaatgctccaaccccaaaatgctccagtctcaaaatgctccagtctcaaaatgctccagtctcaaaatgctccagtcgcaaaatgctccagtctcaaaatgctccagtctcaaaatgctccagtctcaaaatgctccagtctcaaaatgctccagtctcaaaatgctccagtctcaaaatgctccagtctcaaaatgctccagtctcaaaagctccagtcgcaaaatgctcaaaatgctccagtctcaaaatgctccagtctcaaaatgctccagtctcaaaatgctccagtct from Drosophila takahashii strain IR98-3 E-12201 chromosome 2R, DtakHiC1v2, whole genome shotgun sequence encodes:
- the LOC108062569 gene encoding uncharacterized protein → MCLHSWVFKHITHPYMCTLYIVHLYACPSAPFDLFVRAPQQRLIIICWANQVKYARDQSTTKTKAKVKQSKATAAAAAAAAKATITAAIAMKVKPSLGRETLAEIETRPRVGSRQHQLYKLDGRARQQQCSADQEPNWKFELRLHSPIWPRITIAPDTRTNSNFHSSTTHPLSTANMFFKLLFATFVALAVAKPQHQPAAQYPAGVNPQDCPNFPICDNARLHNPQPQWGAPQPQWQQPQPQWNAQPQPQWQQPQQQWNPQPQPQWQPQPSWNAAPAPAAGGDKYPAGINPQTCPNYPYCDVNAGHAGAPVAAPPLPGWTERLYPAGVSPHQCPNFPYCN
- the Lnpk gene encoding endoplasmic reticulum junction formation protein lunapark, whose protein sequence is MGFVLSKFRKDKSTEAVLEGLQTQIQALEKYMINTEERKRRFVTNFVGFTIGAYIVGFGLWYFFYFPPTVQECFMYLVPLLLFPIVIIFLRRLFTWYFQRKLNKNGDKLARLKEDKRKILEQVMDKETYKVAVNLLERFGDKKQLRISGLPTGSTPNRSLVERSPQPAAAAAARTAATGGQQQQQRSLAPYTSVYRNNNNNSTSLNSSVISTQSLAPVTSASPQLRAVQELRRRSPFPIVDDRSRSALDRIVDFIVGDSPKDRFGMICKACHAHNGMLPKEEYEYTTFRCAFCQVLNPARKKRPVAPRLSLDPPSEAATKRNDSSDSESSDDDSDKEPSVRRALLQNVPSSETDMDATTATEDLAMETETTETGPSAAEVSKAEVAASS